The following are from one region of the Dermacentor albipictus isolate Rhodes 1998 colony chromosome 5, USDA_Dalb.pri_finalv2, whole genome shotgun sequence genome:
- the LOC139060301 gene encoding thiopurine S-methyltransferase-like has protein sequence MACTSPRDTQEYWNYMWKEGQSMWQKEGVTKLLSDNKEVITAGKSRARVFIPLCGKASELKWFYDLGHTVIGVEFVEDCVRSFFDENGLKLEEATCPIINCKILRTEDHRLQVFICDIFDFKRDCIEAVDIVWDRSGFTAVRLEDRSRYAAVVKKLLAPDFSYGMWTIVYDSHGTADMVGPRSAGESAIRECFGDTAAKIALVDSQVEERTGSSQGCAPYTFCLWHMTPPTP, from the exons ATGGCCTGCACATCGCCACGAGACACCCAAGAATATTGGAACTATATGTGGAAGGAAGGACAATCGATGTGGCAGAAGGAAGGTGTGACCAA ACTTTTGAGTGACAACAAAGAAGTTATTACCGCGGGAAAATCGCGCGCTCGTGTGTTCATACCCCTCTGCGGAAAAGCATCAGAACTGAAGTG GTTTTATGACCTAGGGCACACCGTCATTGGTGTGGAATTCGTGGAAGACTGCGTGCGCAGCTTTTTCGACGAGAATGGGCTGAAATTGGAAGAGGCAACTTGTCCCATTATTAACTGCAAAATACTCAGG ACCGAAGATCATCGGCTGCAAGTCTTTATCTGCGACATTTTTGATTTTAAAAG GGACTGTATTGAAGCTGTGGACATTGTTTGGGACAGATCTGGATTTACAGCCGTGAGACTCGAGGACCGTTCCag ATATGCTGCGGTAGTGAAGAAACTGCTGGCCCCTGACTTCTCATATGGCATGTGGACGATCGTTTATGATTCGCACGGTACTGCTGACATGG TTGGGCCTCGAAGCGCTGGAGAGTCGGCCATCCGGGAATGTTTCG GTGATACGGCTGCGAAGATTGCACTGGTGGATAGTCAGGTTGAAGAGAGGACAGGGTCCTCACAGGGGTGCGCACCTTACACATTCTGCCTGTGGCATATGACCCCGCCAACGCCATGA